The sequence below is a genomic window from Gossypium hirsutum isolate 1008001.06 chromosome A11, Gossypium_hirsutum_v2.1, whole genome shotgun sequence.
gcaattatcctataccaacttttaacccaacttgccaaccaatcttactttctactttcggtgcccaccctttttgacttttcaaagaatgggtgggttccaataatctccaccttgaagatttgattaggataatcttgtcttcacacaattctttctgcctttgacaacaatacttgatagtgccttcttcaactgttaaacttgcaggatattaatcaagttcaaacaatggtcgaacttggttgctgttaccaccttggtcatcatatctacgggattatctgcagtcttgatcttctgaagacaaattttcctttcttcaataatttcccgcacaaaatggaatcgtacgtcgatatgctttgtacgtgcatgatagacttgattctttgctaaatgaatagcactttgactatcacaatacacgttaatatgctcctgaaccaaccccaaggttttagccataccttgtaaccaaatagcctcctttacagcctctgttacagccatgtactcagcttctatggttgacaacgcaactatAGACTGTAATGTAGACTTCTAACTTTTTGGttctccagcaagtgtaaacacataaccggtggttgatcttcgcctgtccaaatcaccggtataatcagaatcaacgtacccaataacacctttaccaagtgtattatcctgcttgaacagtaatccaacatccacggtcttctgaatataccgtagaatccatttcacagcttgccaatgtccttttccaggattatgcatatacctgctcactatactaactgcctgtgaaatgtcgggtcttgtacacaccattgcatacatcaagctacccactgcattagaatacggaacttgcaacatgtattctcgttccgtattcgtcgaaggagatagttgtgcaggaAGCTtaaaatgagaagccaacggggtacttacaggttttgtctgctcgttcatgccaaactgctgtagtacctttttcaaatattgcttctgagacaagctaactctatcatgagctctatctctccatatttccatgccgagaatctttttagcttctcctagatctttcatctcaaactcgagattgagttgagtcttcaatctttcaatctcaactttgctcttagatgctattagcatatcatcaacatataagagcaagtatatgaaagttccttcttgtagcttctaaAAATACatgcaatgatcaaatttacttcttgtgtaccttggccctttcatgaactgatcaaatcgcttgtaccactgcctcggagattgcttcaatccataaagcgactttgtcagtttgcaaacccaattttcttttccagcaaccttgaatccatctagctaagtcatatagatttcctcttccaaatcaccgtgtaaaaacgcggtcttcacatcaagctgaactagttcaagatcatattgcgcaaccaaggctagcaaaatccgaatagatgaatgcttcacaactggagaaaacacttcattgtagtctattccttctttctgagcgtaaccctttgctaccaatctagccttgtatcgaatttcatttttaccaggaaatccttccttctttgcatatacccatttgcatccaattgccttctttccctcgggcagtgtcaccaactcccaggtcctatttttatgaagagactgcatttcttcattcattgcttgcttccactttacactatcagggttacttattgcttctgtgtaagtagaaggaacatcatcatctgcaattggaagtgcataggccactatatcatcaaagcgagcaggcttacgaatctctcttcttagcctcctatatgcaattgaatcttgttgctgtagaggttcttgggtaggaacctcttcatcatttgtcccatcaatattagctggatcatcgttaaccttttcaagctccacctgctgcaaagtactactggttttgtcatccttttgtgaatccttgtactttaacatggttgattcatcaaaagtcacatctctactgaaaacaatcttccttgtatcaggacaccagagacggtatccttttactccatcagttatacccaagaataatgctttctttgctcttgggtctaacttagattcattgacatgataatatgcagtggaaccaaatacatgcaaagaatcataatcagtagcagatttaccagtccacatctccataggaatttttccatttattgcagctgatggcaaacggttaattagatggcacgcatatgtaactgcctcaacCCAAAATTCTTTgtccaatccagcattggacaacatacatcgaactttctccagtatagtttgattcatgcgttctgccaccccattctgctgtggtgtatcctgaacagtgaagtgtcgcacaatgccctcatcttgacatacttgtagaaatggatcatttttgtactcagtaccattatctgatcgaagttgtttgacctttcgaccaatCTGAATCTCCACCATCtttttccatttcagaaatgcatccaaaacttcactttttcttttcattagatacacccatacttttcttgaataatcatcaacaaaagtaacaaaatagtgcatacctcccaaagaagccactttggtaggtccccacacatcactgtgaacgtagtccagaattccttttgtattgtgaattactggaccaaattttactctcgtctgcttgcccagaacacaatgttcacagaattccaatttgcaagaatttgcaccttccaacaagccttgcttcgccaaagtttgcaaagctttttcaccagcatgtcccaatcgcatatgccataatctggtagcctctgaatctacatcttttgtagaaactattgatgttgatccaataactgtacttccatttaaaaaatacaagttatttcttcttgtgcctttcatcatcGTCAattgcccagctactacttttagtaatccatctctcaaagtgattgtgagccctttagattctagggcccctaatgagatgagatttttcttcaggctaggtacgtagcgaacatctgtcaagaattggattgagccgtcgtgattcttcaattggactgtacctactcccattgtcttacaagtactatcattgcccataagaacaattccaccttctagctctttaagactagaaaaccagtccttattaggacacatatggtaagtacatcctgaatccaaaatccactcatctgtttgacatgccattgccatgccaaccaagctaaagtctgactcctcatcatgctccgctacacatgcattagaaatagccttgcctttttgtagcttaggacaattctttttccaatgccctttttcacggcaaaaggcacattcatctttggcgggtctccctttggactttccccttctaccagatttgctgctgtgtgaacgacctcttactgttaagacttctgcggttgtatctctgtgatctcttttatctttctttcgagtctcagatctatacaacgcactacagactgcatcaaatgtgatcgtgtccttcccatgaagcaatgtggtggtaagatgatcatattcatcaggaagggaattcaacaacaataatgccttgtcttcatcttcaaatttctcatccaaatttagcaagtctgctaaaattttattgaaagagttcacatagtcattcatcgacatatcgggtgcatacgtgaatcgataaagtttctttttcatataaagcctattttcaagacttttcgttagaaacttttcttccagtgtatcccataacttcttcgctgatgtctccctcatgacagagtacttctgctctttggccaaacataggcggattgtaccacacgtctgtctattgatcttggcccactccttgtcatccaatcttgtcaggtttttcttcaagggctatatctagctcttgctgacataagacatccaggatctcacattgccacataccaaaattattggaaccgtcaaatttctctacttcaaattttgcatttgtcacagtagtccttgctgatgacgatgttGCTGctatttttctcctcaatcccaactactgtatacgtgaacagtactaTATACGTAAATAGTACCGTATACATGAATAGTTccatatacgtgaatagtgccataaatggtcgtattccccaagtacgaatctggctctggtaccaattgttgcgcggaagctgtgaaagagtaaaaatattgtactgaaaaatcacactaagttcaattcccaggaaagagaggtagatcacgaagatcacttaaataccaagtctttcctagccagaatatccctctatcgtaacttaatagcacaataaatcactacaatcacattcacaaaatatgcaaaataaataataaagaacaccagaattttaacgaggttcagcaaattttgcctacgtcctcgggcactaccaaatatatttcactccaaaaattacaagtgaaatttacaaatagagagagagaataatgccttaagtagagaatggcaattatgggatgaagaaagtaagaaatggttaggcctatttatagttgaggttcaaggatcaacttgcaatgtccctatacaattagggaccaaaattgcaattatcccatgccaacttttaacccaacttgccaaccaatcttactttctactttcggtgcccaccctttttgacttttcaaagaatgggtgggttccaatacaAGGGATGGCATTTAAATAACAGGTCATTCTTTCTTCTCTATTTTCTAGTTTTACTGTCTAACAAAATTGTTATTTTCtagattgatatatatatataatcctaTGTGTTTTTGTCGAAACAGTATTTAGGTCCGCTAGACtaattttttcttataaaaaaaatcgTTAACCTCAACCACCAATCCTCTTACTATTGGCCACCTAAAAACATATcccataataaaattttaaaataaaaattaaaaatgattaaaaagatAATTGCAAAGTTCAATATTTCAACTAAAGAGAATGTTGTGTATTTTGACGTCGTAATAGATCTTGCTTTCTTATCCTTTCTTTTTGTTTGCTTCCAAACTATATTATGATTCAacaattttttaaagaattaaatgataTTTCCTTGTAGGCATGAATCAGAATTTATTGAAGATATTGCTAAAAAGATATCAGCGAAATTATGTCAGACTTATACTGTTGTTGATGATGAGCTGGTTGGAATTAGTATACCTTTGAGGGAGTTgtattctaaaatagacattgGGGAAGATGATGTTTGCATTATAGGAATTTGCGAAATGGGTGGCATCGGTAAGACGACTCTTGCAATAATTGCTTATACTCAAATGCCACCTCATTTTGAAGGTAAAACCTTTCTTGCTGATGTTCGAGAAATTTCAGATAAACATGGACTTGTTTTTTTTACAGAAACAACTTCTTTCCCAGATCTTGTTTGATGAATGCTTCAATTTTTTCAATGTTCACGAAGGGAATGCCATAATTAGCCATAGGTTGTCTCATAAAAAGGTTCTTATTGTTCTTGATGATGTTGATAACATACAACACTTGAAATGCTTGGTTGAAAGCGTGATTGGTTTGGTTTAGGGAGTAGAATCATTGTAACGACAAGAGACGAACATTTGCTTCGATCTTACCGAGTTGATGATGTGTATAAGCCTACAACATTGAATCCTAATGATGCCCTTAGGCTTTTTAATTTGAAAGCTTTTGATAGTGATACAATGGTGAAAGATGATTTCATTGAGCTTTCTCAACATGTCGTACATTATACTGGTGGTCTCCCCTTAGTTCTTGAAGTTTTGGGTTCATTTTTGTACGGTAGAGTTGTAGATCAATAGAGAAGTGCAATAGAAAGACTTAAACAAGATTCTAACAAAGAAATTCTCGATAGACTTCGAATTAGCTTTGATGGATTGGAAGAATGCGAAAAGAATATATTTCTAGATATAGCATGCTTCTTCAATGGAGAGGAGAAAGATTTTATAATGAAAGTATTAGATGGTTGTCAGTTTTTCTCAAATATTGGAATAGATGTTCTCATTAAGAAATCTCTCATAAAGTTGATGAACACAAGTGTTTGTGGATGCATAGCTTGATACAAGAAATGGGAAGAAAAATTGTTAGAGAAAAATCTATTGATGAACCTGGAAAACGTTGTAGATTGTGAGAGGAAAAAGACGTCCATCATGTTCTAACAAAAAACACGGTAAATTATTcaacaaaaaattgaaactaattttattataaaatttttaatcaacaCAAAGGCTTAGTCCAAATGATTTGTATAGTAGTCCATAAAAAATTGTGACATTGAAGTAAATTCCTTTTGTTGATTATAATTGTTAATAaggatttatataaataaatatttaatttcattgaatCATTCTCATTACAAATATCTTACTTTATTTAAAAAGCTTTATTTACGCATTGAGACCAAAAGATAATAATAGTGTTAAACATATATGCAATTTGTTGTAAGTTTTATCATACTATTTACATCAtttattttgtcttattctctatttttgtttttttaggttACAAAAATGATTGAAGGCATGATCATCGATAATAAAAGGTAAGAatctatatatacacatttatggTGTGTATTATAATAttgttattagttttttttttagtaaaagtatcaaataaaaattaagttaatgcttaatatttgatattatatttatgaaatttatctaAAAGGTACTACTCTTTCAAAAGAAACATGATAGAGATATATCCTTTGCCAACattaagtgtttatatttgaTGCAGTGATTGTGTATCTTAGTGAACAAGATTTTAatgtcataattttttttaaaaaataaaatcattttatttcatttttaatgatttgtcATAGTTTCGTTCGGTAATAATGAATAGAATTATGCATTATCATTGCATcaatataaatcaaaattttaattctagTTTCTATGACTTAGGTAATTCGAAGTCAAATGTGAGTGTTAGATAGATATATATGTCTAAAATGGGtatttgtgatttttaaaaaaaaaacttttttatatatttaaagagTTCTTGAAGGATCATATATCAATACCCATATTTGGATAGCTGTTAGATCTAAGTATCGGATACAAATCCTTAAAAAATAGTACTGGAGAAACATAGCTTTTAGGTACcgaatatttttctatattttaatgcTCATTTTTTGTTTGCACGTGATTTTTAGGGAATCAAGCAAGATGCTCAATTTGAGTGTTAATGCCTTCTTGAAGATAATAAATTTGAGAGTGCTCAGAGTGCATTGCCTCTCAAATTGTGATAAtctcaaatatctttctaatgAACTACGACTTTTAGATTGGACAGGATATCTTTAAGATCATTGCCTTTAACCTTTCAACCAGACAATCTTGTCGTACTTCTCTTACCATATAGTCGCATCCAACAACTATGGAAGGGGGATAGAGTAAGAATTAAATTCATCTAATCCTTgtgttttagcttattttaatataaacggttaaaatttgaataagataaaaaataataactataAAAATGAGCTTTATTATGTTCTCTGTTTTCTCTCTAATCTGTTATTGTTTTCGACAGCCCTTGTATAAGTTGAAAATAATCCGCCTTAAAGGGTCTCAAAACCTAATCTAGACACCAGACTTCACAACAGCCCCATATCTCAAAGTTCTGATTATGGAAGGTTGTACCAGATTAGTAGATGTCCATCCATCGCTTGGACTGCTTAAGATACTTAaacttttgaatttaagagaGTGCAAAAGTCTAAAGAGTCTTCCAACCAAAATTGGAACGGAATCCCTTGAAACATTAGTTCTTTCGGGTTGCTCAAATCTTGCAAGGTTTCCAGAGATTGATGGGAAAATGGAACATCTAAAAACTCTTCACCTTTCTGATTGTTGTAAAGTTGAATATTTGCCAGAGAATTTGCAGCAAGCAGAATTTTTGGAAGAGCTTGACTTGAGTGAAACAGCCATAAAAGAACCACCCTTCTTCATTTCTCAAttgaaaaatcttaaaattttgtcGTTCGGTGGATGCAAGGGTCCGTCTAAGTTAAAAAGAAATCTCCTTTCTCTTTTCAAGGTAAGTCAAAGAGGAAGGATGAATTCTATAGCTCTAATGCTACCTTTATTATCCGGTTTGAGTTCATTAAGAAAGTTGAAACTAAGGGACTGCAATCTTGGTGAAGGAGATATCCATAGTGCTATTTCTTGTCTATCCTCTTTGACAAACCTTGATCTTAGCGGTAACAATTTCAACAGCATACCAGCGTCTCTTACTCGACTCTCCAAGCTTGAATTTCTTATATTGTCAAATTGCAGCCTGTGCAATATTGGTGAAGGAGATATTCCTAGTGATATTTCTGGTCTATCCTCATTGAGAATTCTTGATCTTAGTGGTAACAATTTCACCAGCATAGCTGCGTCTCTTACTCGTCTTTCCAGTCCTCAAAATCTTGAAGTGTCAAATTGCAGTGAGCTTGAATCGTTGCCTGTGCTTCTAGCAAGAATGACAAGTGAGTGGAGAACTAGTGCTAGCATTAGAGCCATTAACAGCTACAGATTGGCTGAGAACATTAGTGCAGTGACATTGCTGAAAACACATCTTAAGGTTGATTAATCTCTCTTTTTTATCatcgattattttatttttgcagaCATTTGCAAATTCAAGATCGACTGATGTTTTAATTTGCAGGGATTTGCGAATTCAAGAAAagagtttgatattattatacCTGGAAATGAAATCCCAGAATGGTTCAGCCAACAGAGAGGCGGCTCTGTAATTGAAATACCTCTGCCTCTCAATATTCAGAATGACAGTCAATGGATTGGAGTTGCTTTCTGCTGCATCTTCGACAATGATGGTGGTTCCGAGAGAAAGGCTATCAGCTGTAGAGCTTATATCCGTTGTAGAAATCCTCGAAGGATCCAATCAACTTTCTTTCCTTCAGATAGAGAAATTATATCAAAGGATCACCTGTTTCTTTGTTATTTCTCGCGCGATAAATTATATCCATTATCCTTGGAGGATAAATGTGGTGAACATGAAACCAAGAATTTATGGACAATGGATTGCTCTGATCATGAATGCGATGAGCTTCAGATATCTTTCCAAGGCACAAATAGTATTCCCTGTGTTAAGGTGAAGAAGTGTAGTGTTAGAATAATGTATGAGAAAGATTTGGAAGAAATAAGACAGCTACAGTGCCATACCACTCAATCTTCTCCAAACTTTGAACTGATCCATCATCACTCTACTGACAACGATGAATCCACAGGTAGCACTTCCCTTGTAAAACAAAAACGTAATATCGACGAGGAAACAGTGGAAGAAGGGCCGCAGCCTAAACGGAtgcaaaaaaatttcaattttataatgGGCCAATCGAGGAAGAAGCAGTGATTGTGGTAAACTACTTGACTAGCCTTTTCAAGATATTCTCCTATTTAGTTTTCTGTTTTTCCCCTGTTATTGTTTGATGGTACAAATAGATTGttatttagtaaaataaaatccttgatataaataaaaaatgattagataaatataatttcaaCTGTTCAGATTTTTTAGTACACAAACCTCTGCTTCTTGTATCACAAACCCCTTTCCCAACCTCCCATCGACCGCCCCCAAAATGTCTCCTCTATCCTAGCAATCCATTACCCAGTCAACGAGAAAGGTTTTGATTGAGGTCTCAAGGCACAATTTCAGACTCATGGATATGATGGATTCACACTACTTCAAGGCTCAACAACAATGTCAAAGGCTAAGCAAATCAAATCAGGATTTGATCAAACACAAGATtcaaggatgaatctttttgaggaaagggagaatgatacatgcacagatgggatgaaatttattaaattccaataTTGTCAATTTTTAGGCTTGGAAATCAGCAGACTTTCGAcgaatttttggatgggatcctggCATTTTTGGGTTGAGATGTCTCATGGCGTTTgaatatctatctcttagcttcgaaacacattttgaatcactagattttgagttcgggagctcaagttatgataattttagtgaagactgcacAAGAAGAATTTCTAAACGGGATTATGACGGAAATTacgagttttgggtttttaattcgagtttaaatcatattgggtttgggttttaggcttaatttttattatatatgagcccaatattttatttatcagctcttattattttattattgttttattccgaa
It includes:
- the LOC107954927 gene encoding disease resistance protein RPV1-like, translated to MEGCTRLVDVHPSLGLLKILKLLNLRECKSLKSLPTKIGTESLETLVLSGCSNLARFPEIDGKMEHLKTLHLSDCCKVEYLPENLQQAEFLEELDLSETAIKEPPFFISQLKNLKILSFGGCKGPSKLKRNLLSLFKVSQRGRMNSIALMLPLLSGLSSLRKLKLRDCNLGEGDIHSAISCLSSLTNLDLSGNNFNSIPASLTRLSKLEFLILSNCSLCNIGEGDIPSDISGLSSLRILDLSGNNFTSIAASLTRLSSPQNLEVSNCSELESLPVLLARMTSEWRTSASIRAINSYRLAENISAVTLLKTHLKGFANSRKEFDIIIPGNEIPEWFSQQRGGSVIEIPLPLNIQNDSQWIGVAFCCIFDNDGGSERKAISCRAYIRCRNPRRIQSTFFPSDREIISKDHLFLCYFSRDKLYPLSLEDKCGEHETKNLWTMDCSDHECDELQISFQGTNSIPCVKVKKCSVRIMYEKDLEEIRQLQCHTTQSSPNFELIHHHSTDNDESTGSTSLVKQKRNIDEETVEEGPQPKRMQKNFNFIMGQSRKKQ